One Sphaerisporangium krabiense DNA segment encodes these proteins:
- a CDS encoding DUF2752 domain-containing protein, whose protein sequence is MGGADGVDGVSGVEGAHGTHAGGRGAGRARALLAPLGLAAVAAAAVAYVGVVDPNRPGHYPTCPFLLLTGLYCPGCGTLRALNALAHADPVAALGLNPLAVLTIPFLVFWWGRWLVRAWRGRPVRTRLAPPIYIWSFLGLIIVYWIVRNLPFGAFLAP, encoded by the coding sequence GTGGGCGGCGCGGACGGCGTGGACGGTGTGAGCGGCGTAGAGGGCGCGCACGGGACGCACGCCGGGGGGCGCGGCGCCGGACGGGCGCGGGCACTGCTCGCGCCCCTCGGGCTCGCGGCGGTCGCGGCGGCGGCCGTCGCCTACGTCGGCGTCGTGGACCCGAACCGGCCCGGCCACTACCCGACCTGCCCGTTCCTGCTGCTGACCGGGCTGTACTGCCCGGGTTGCGGCACGTTGCGCGCCCTGAACGCGCTCGCGCACGCCGACCCGGTCGCGGCGCTCGGGCTGAATCCGCTGGCGGTGCTCACCATTCCCTTCCTGGTGTTCTGGTGGGGGCGATGGCTCGTCAGGGCCTGGCGCGGGCGGCCCGTCCGCACCCGCCTGGCGCCTCCGATCTACATCTGGTCCTTCCTGGGATTGATCATCGTGTACTGGATCGTGAGGAATCTGCCGTTCGGTGCCTTTCTCGCACCGTGA
- the trpA gene encoding tryptophan synthase subunit alpha yields MTTLQTVFEKARADKRAALVGYLPAGFPGKDGAIAAATAMVEAGCDVIEIGLPYSDPLMDGPTIQAAVHRALTGGTRIADVLRTVEGVAKTGAAVLVMTYWNPIDRYGAERFARDLAAAGGVGTITPDLTPEEAGPWRRYSAEAGIDTVFLVAPSSTGERIQAVAECCTGFVYAASLMGVTGARDSVSSAAEGLVERTRAHTSLPVCVGLGVGTGAQAAQVAKYADGVIVGSAFIRRLLDAPDEAAGLAAVRELGEELAAGVRS; encoded by the coding sequence ATGACGACTCTTCAGACGGTGTTCGAGAAGGCGCGGGCCGACAAGCGGGCCGCCCTGGTCGGGTACCTCCCGGCCGGCTTCCCCGGCAAGGACGGCGCCATCGCCGCCGCGACCGCGATGGTGGAGGCCGGCTGCGACGTCATCGAGATAGGCCTGCCCTACTCCGACCCGCTCATGGACGGCCCCACCATCCAGGCCGCCGTGCACCGCGCCCTCACCGGCGGCACCCGCATCGCCGACGTGCTGCGCACCGTCGAGGGCGTGGCCAAGACCGGCGCCGCCGTTCTGGTCATGACGTACTGGAACCCCATCGACCGCTACGGCGCCGAGCGTTTCGCCCGCGACCTGGCCGCCGCGGGCGGCGTCGGCACCATCACCCCCGACCTCACCCCCGAAGAGGCCGGGCCCTGGCGCCGGTACAGCGCCGAGGCCGGCATCGACACCGTCTTCCTGGTCGCCCCGAGCTCCACGGGCGAGCGCATCCAGGCCGTGGCCGAGTGCTGCACCGGCTTCGTCTACGCCGCCTCCCTCATGGGGGTCACCGGCGCGCGCGACTCGGTGAGCTCGGCGGCCGAGGGCCTGGTCGAGCGCACCCGGGCGCACACCTCGCTCCCGGTGTGCGTGGGCCTCGGCGTCGGCACCGGCGCCCAGGCCGCGCAGGTCGCCAAGTACGCCGACGGCGTCATCGTCGGCTCGGCGTTCATCCGCCGCCTCCTCGACGCCCCCGACGAGGCCGCCGGTCTGGCGGCGGTGCGCGAGCTCGGCGAGGAGCTCGCCGCGGGCGTGCGTTCCTGA
- the gltB gene encoding glutamate synthase large subunit gives MPAARLGLPEPQGLYHPSHEHDACGVAMVADVNGRRTHEIVAKALTALCNLDHRGAKGSEPDTGDGAGILTQMPDAFLRVSVDFPLPLAGSYAAGIAFLPADGQARAIATGMIEEIAAEEGLTVLGWRELPIDSTQAGPSARAVMPFFAQLFVSSPGGESGLALDRLAFCLRKRAEHEADVYFASLSSRTIVYKGMLTTPQLEGFFPDLSDARFESAIALVHSRFSTNTFPSWPLAHPYRYVAHNGEINTVKGNRNWMRAREAMLASDLIPGDLARLFPICDPDGSDTASFDECLELLHLGGRSLPHAVLMMIPEAWENHAEMDAARRAFYEFHSTAMEAWDGPASITFSDGTLVGAVLDRNGLRPGRFWVTEDGLVVLASEAGVLDVEPSKVVRKGRLQPGKMFLVDTSLGKIIEDDEIKAELAAANPYGEWLHAGLVRFEELPERVRPILTHEALVKRQQTFGYTEEELRIILAPMARTGAEPIGSMGTDSPVAVLSERPRLLFDYFSQLFAQVTNPPLDAIREELVTSLQTTIGPEGNLLAPGPASCRRLVLPYPVIDNDELAKIIHINDEGALPGFQPHVVSGLFEVAGGGEALLHRLEEICAEVSEAIAGGARIIVLSDRGSDARMAPIPSLMLTGAVHHHLIHEKSRTRVGLVVETGEARECHHMALLIGYGASAVNPYLAIETVEDMIASGALALEPRAAVRNLIKAYGKGVLKVMSKMGVSTVASYTGAQIFEALGLGADVIDACFAGTTSRLGGVGFDVLAREAGLRHRRAYPRAENAHRRLEVGGEYQWRREGEPHLFNPETVFRLQHATRTRRYEIFKEYTGLVDGQAERLMTLRGLFRLREGVRPPVPIEEVEPVESIVRRFSTGAMSYGSISQEAHETIAIAMNRLGGKSNTGEGGEDPERLYDPVRRSAIKQVASGRFGVTSEYLANAADIQIKMAQGAKPGEGGQLPGHKVYPWIAKTRHSTPGVGLISPPPHHDIYSIEDLAQLIHDLKNSNPDARVHVKLVAEVGVGTVAAGVSKAHADVVLISGHDGGTGASPLTSIKHAGAPWELGLAETQQTLLLNGLRDRIVVQVDGQLKTGRDVVVAALLGAEEFGFATAPLVVSGCVMMRVCHLDTCPVGVATQNPELRRRFSGKPEFVVNFFEFIAEEVREYLAALGFRSIEEAVGHAEFLDTAAAEDHWKAAGLDLSPILHVPALPEGTPLRRTIAQDHGLDKALDNTLIQLAEGALAFGDRVTLELPIRNVNRTVGTMLGNQVTRRFGGEGLPDDTIDVGFTGSAGNSFGAFVPRGVTLRLTGDANDYLAKGLSGGRVTVRPHDDAPFSAETQVIAGNVGLYGATSGEVFIRGVVGERFCVRNSGATAVVEGVGDHGCEYMTGGRAVVLGPTGRNFAAGMSGGIAYVLDLNPARVNREMVEIEQLTEDDAEFLHEIVERHLAETGSTVAKALLDDWDVALTRFGKIMPSDYKRVLKAAETARAEGRDIDEAVMAAVHG, from the coding sequence ATGCCTGCTGCCCGCCTCGGTCTCCCCGAGCCCCAGGGCCTGTATCACCCTTCGCACGAGCATGACGCCTGTGGTGTCGCCATGGTGGCCGACGTCAACGGCCGGCGCACCCACGAGATCGTCGCGAAGGCCTTGACGGCACTGTGCAATCTCGATCACCGAGGAGCCAAGGGTAGCGAACCGGACACCGGCGACGGCGCCGGCATCCTGACGCAGATGCCCGACGCGTTCCTCCGCGTCTCCGTGGACTTCCCCCTGCCGCTCGCCGGCTCCTACGCGGCCGGCATCGCCTTCCTGCCCGCCGACGGCCAGGCCCGCGCGATCGCCACCGGCATGATCGAGGAGATCGCCGCCGAGGAGGGCCTCACGGTCCTCGGCTGGCGCGAGCTGCCCATCGACTCCACGCAGGCGGGGCCGAGCGCCCGGGCCGTCATGCCGTTCTTCGCGCAGCTCTTCGTCTCCTCCCCGGGCGGCGAGAGCGGGCTGGCGCTGGACCGCCTGGCCTTCTGCCTGCGCAAGCGGGCCGAGCACGAGGCGGACGTGTACTTCGCCTCGCTGTCGTCGCGCACGATCGTCTACAAGGGCATGCTGACGACGCCGCAGCTCGAAGGGTTCTTCCCCGACCTGTCCGACGCGCGCTTCGAGAGCGCGATCGCGCTGGTCCACTCCCGCTTCTCGACCAACACCTTCCCGTCGTGGCCGCTGGCGCACCCGTACCGCTACGTCGCCCACAACGGCGAGATCAACACCGTCAAGGGCAACCGCAACTGGATGCGCGCCCGCGAGGCGATGCTGGCGAGCGACCTGATCCCCGGCGACCTCGCCCGGCTCTTCCCGATCTGCGACCCCGACGGCTCCGACACCGCCTCGTTCGACGAGTGCCTGGAGCTGCTGCACCTCGGCGGCAGGAGCCTGCCGCACGCCGTGCTGATGATGATCCCCGAGGCGTGGGAGAACCACGCCGAGATGGACGCCGCGCGGCGGGCGTTCTATGAGTTCCACTCCACCGCCATGGAGGCGTGGGACGGCCCGGCGTCGATCACCTTCAGCGACGGTACGCTGGTCGGCGCGGTTCTGGACCGCAACGGCCTGCGTCCCGGCCGTTTCTGGGTGACCGAGGACGGCCTGGTCGTGCTGGCCTCGGAGGCCGGTGTGCTGGACGTCGAGCCGTCCAAGGTGGTGCGCAAGGGCCGCCTGCAGCCGGGCAAGATGTTCCTCGTCGACACCTCCCTCGGCAAGATCATCGAGGATGACGAGATCAAGGCCGAGCTGGCCGCCGCCAACCCCTACGGCGAGTGGCTGCACGCCGGGCTGGTCCGCTTCGAGGAGCTGCCCGAGCGGGTGCGCCCGATCCTCACCCACGAGGCCCTGGTCAAGCGCCAGCAGACCTTCGGCTACACCGAGGAGGAGCTGCGGATCATCCTGGCGCCCATGGCCAGGACCGGCGCCGAGCCGATCGGTTCCATGGGCACCGACTCGCCCGTCGCGGTGCTCAGCGAGCGGCCGAGGCTGCTGTTCGACTACTTCAGCCAGCTCTTCGCCCAGGTCACCAACCCGCCGCTCGACGCGATCCGCGAGGAGCTCGTCACCTCGCTGCAGACCACGATCGGCCCCGAGGGCAACCTGCTCGCCCCGGGCCCGGCGTCCTGCCGCAGGCTCGTGCTGCCCTACCCGGTGATCGACAACGACGAGCTCGCCAAGATCATCCACATCAACGACGAGGGCGCGCTGCCCGGTTTCCAGCCGCACGTGGTGTCGGGCCTGTTCGAGGTCGCGGGCGGCGGCGAGGCGCTGCTGCACCGCCTCGAGGAGATCTGCGCCGAGGTCTCGGAGGCCATCGCCGGCGGCGCCCGCATCATCGTGCTGTCCGATCGGGGCTCCGACGCGCGCATGGCGCCGATCCCGTCGCTGATGCTCACCGGCGCGGTGCACCACCACCTGATCCACGAGAAGTCCCGCACCCGCGTCGGCCTGGTCGTCGAGACCGGCGAGGCCCGCGAGTGCCACCACATGGCGCTGCTCATCGGGTACGGCGCCTCGGCGGTCAACCCCTACCTGGCGATCGAGACCGTCGAGGACATGATCGCCTCCGGCGCGCTGGCCCTGGAGCCGCGCGCGGCGGTGCGCAACCTGATCAAGGCGTACGGCAAGGGCGTCCTGAAGGTCATGTCCAAGATGGGCGTGTCCACGGTCGCCTCCTACACCGGCGCGCAGATCTTCGAGGCGCTCGGCCTCGGCGCGGACGTCATCGACGCCTGCTTCGCCGGCACCACCTCCCGGCTCGGCGGCGTCGGCTTCGACGTGCTCGCCCGTGAGGCGGGCCTGCGCCACCGCCGGGCCTACCCGCGCGCGGAGAACGCCCACCGCCGCCTGGAGGTCGGCGGCGAGTACCAGTGGCGCCGCGAGGGCGAGCCCCACCTGTTCAACCCCGAGACGGTCTTCCGCCTCCAGCACGCCACCCGCACCCGGCGCTACGAGATCTTCAAGGAGTACACCGGCCTGGTGGACGGCCAGGCGGAGCGGCTGATGACGCTGCGCGGCCTGTTCCGGCTGCGCGAGGGCGTGCGCCCGCCGGTGCCGATCGAGGAGGTCGAGCCGGTCGAGAGCATCGTGCGCAGGTTCTCCACCGGCGCGATGTCCTACGGGTCGATCTCGCAGGAGGCGCACGAGACCATCGCCATCGCGATGAACCGCCTCGGCGGCAAGTCCAACACCGGCGAGGGCGGCGAGGACCCGGAGCGGCTGTACGACCCGGTGCGGCGCAGCGCGATCAAGCAGGTCGCCTCCGGCCGCTTCGGCGTGACCAGCGAGTACCTGGCCAACGCGGCCGACATCCAGATCAAGATGGCCCAGGGCGCCAAGCCCGGCGAGGGCGGCCAGCTCCCCGGCCACAAGGTCTACCCGTGGATCGCCAAGACCCGGCACTCCACGCCGGGCGTCGGCCTCATCTCGCCGCCGCCGCACCACGACATCTACTCGATCGAGGACCTGGCCCAGCTCATCCACGACCTGAAGAACTCCAACCCCGACGCCCGCGTCCACGTCAAGCTGGTCGCCGAGGTCGGGGTCGGCACGGTCGCGGCGGGCGTCAGCAAGGCCCACGCCGACGTCGTGCTGATCTCCGGGCACGACGGCGGCACCGGCGCCTCCCCGCTGACCTCGATCAAGCACGCGGGCGCGCCCTGGGAGCTCGGCCTGGCCGAGACCCAGCAGACCCTGCTGCTGAACGGCCTGCGCGACCGCATCGTCGTGCAGGTGGACGGCCAGCTCAAGACCGGCCGCGACGTGGTCGTGGCCGCGCTGCTCGGCGCCGAGGAGTTCGGCTTCGCGACCGCGCCGCTGGTGGTGTCCGGCTGCGTCATGATGCGCGTGTGCCACCTGGACACCTGCCCGGTCGGGGTCGCGACGCAGAACCCCGAGCTGCGCAGGCGCTTCAGCGGCAAGCCGGAGTTCGTGGTCAACTTCTTCGAGTTCATCGCCGAGGAGGTCCGCGAGTACCTGGCCGCGCTCGGGTTCCGCTCGATCGAGGAGGCCGTGGGCCACGCCGAGTTCCTGGACACCGCGGCCGCCGAGGACCACTGGAAGGCCGCGGGCCTGGACCTGTCGCCGATCCTGCACGTGCCCGCCCTGCCCGAGGGCACGCCGCTGCGCCGCACCATCGCCCAGGACCACGGCCTGGACAAGGCGCTGGACAACACGCTGATCCAGCTCGCCGAGGGCGCGCTGGCCTTCGGCGACCGGGTGACGCTCGAACTGCCGATCCGCAACGTCAACCGCACCGTCGGCACCATGCTCGGCAACCAGGTGACCCGCCGGTTCGGCGGCGAGGGCCTGCCGGACGACACCATCGACGTCGGCTTCACCGGCTCGGCGGGCAACTCCTTCGGCGCCTTCGTGCCGAGGGGCGTGACGCTGCGGCTGACCGGCGACGCCAACGACTACCTCGCCAAGGGACTGTCGGGCGGCCGTGTCACCGTGCGGCCGCACGACGACGCGCCGTTCAGCGCCGAGACGCAGGTCATCGCCGGCAACGTCGGCCTGTACGGCGCGACCTCCGGCGAGGTGTTCATCCGCGGCGTCGTCGGCGAGCGGTTCTGCGTGCGCAACTCCGGCGCCACCGCCGTCGTCGAGGGCGTGGGCGACCACGGCTGCGAGTACATGACGGGCGGCCGCGCGGTCGTGCTCGGCCCGACGGGCCGCAACTTCGCGGCGGGCATGTCCGGCGGCATCGCCTACGTGCTGGACCTGAACCCGGCGCGGGTCAACCGCGAGATGGTCGAGATCGAGCAGCTCACCGAGGACGACGCGGAGTTCCTGCACGAGATCGTCGAGCGCCACCTGGCCGAGACGGGCTCGACCGTCGCCAAGGCCCTGCTGGACGACTGGGACGTCGCGCTCACCCGGTTCGGCAAGATCATGCCGTCCGACTACAAGAGGGTGCTCAAGGCCGCCGAGACCGCGCGCGCCGAGGGCCGGGACATCGACGAGGCGGTCATGGCCGCCGTGCACGGTTAA
- the trpC gene encoding indole-3-glycerol phosphate synthase TrpC has protein sequence MSVLDEILDGVRADLADRQRDVALTELQERAQRAPATKDAYAALGGDKVSVIAEVKRSSPSKGALAAIADPAALASDYEAGGAHVISVLTERRRFGGSLEDLAAVRAAVDIPILRKDFVVTSYQLWEARAYGADLALLIVAALDQNALISLIERAESIGLAPLVEVHTEEELDRALDAGARIIGVNARDLKTLEVDRDVFARLAPKIPDGVIKIAESGVRGPHDLLAYARAGADAVLVGESLVTGKDPRAAVVDLVTAGAHPASRFDNGPERQQ, from the coding sequence GTGAGCGTGCTCGACGAGATCCTGGACGGCGTGCGTGCCGACCTCGCCGATCGGCAGCGTGACGTGGCGTTGACCGAGCTCCAGGAGCGCGCCCAGCGCGCGCCGGCCACCAAGGACGCCTACGCCGCGCTCGGCGGCGACAAGGTCTCGGTCATCGCCGAGGTCAAGCGGTCCAGCCCCTCCAAGGGCGCGCTGGCCGCCATCGCCGACCCCGCGGCGCTCGCGAGCGACTACGAGGCGGGCGGCGCGCACGTCATCAGCGTGCTCACCGAGCGCCGCCGCTTCGGCGGCAGCCTGGAGGATCTGGCCGCGGTCCGCGCCGCCGTCGACATCCCCATCCTCCGCAAGGACTTCGTGGTCACCTCCTACCAGCTGTGGGAGGCCCGCGCGTACGGCGCCGACCTCGCGCTCCTCATCGTGGCGGCCCTCGACCAGAACGCTTTGATCTCATTGATCGAAAGGGCCGAGTCGATCGGCCTCGCGCCGCTGGTCGAGGTGCATACTGAGGAGGAGCTCGACCGGGCTCTGGACGCCGGCGCGCGCATCATCGGCGTGAACGCGCGCGATCTCAAAACCCTTGAGGTCGACCGCGACGTGTTCGCCAGGCTGGCCCCCAAGATCCCGGACGGCGTCATCAAGATCGCCGAGTCCGGTGTCCGGGGCCCGCACGACCTGCTGGCCTACGCCCGCGCGGGCGCCGACGCCGTGCTCGTGGGCGAGAGCCTCGTCACCGGCAAGGACCCGCGGGCCGCCGTGGTCGACCTGGTCACGGCCGGGGCGCACCCCGCGTCCCGATTCGACAACGGACCCGAGAGGCAGCAGTGA
- a CDS encoding DsbA family protein: MGKAAREVSARERIKSQRERERKEQARRRVITIVAVVAVVLAVVGGGWWYYQRGKSETVSGGLAPITFQQDGSIAMAKPGVQKPVVDVYEDFQCPACKLFEESSSATLKNMAADGQVKVVYHPINIFSQEPTLGNTMRASSAARCVPAGQWSAFHDRLFKEQPPETRSGFSLDDLVKWGKEAGVTDPGFESCVRSQKHAQTQAAFSKKVFDAKLVPDGTPTLRLNGEIIDNNVAFSPGSLRQAILDAAK; the protein is encoded by the coding sequence ATGGGAAAGGCCGCGCGGGAGGTCTCCGCCCGCGAGCGGATCAAGTCGCAGCGCGAGCGCGAGCGCAAGGAGCAGGCCAGGCGCCGCGTCATCACCATCGTCGCCGTCGTGGCGGTCGTGCTCGCGGTCGTCGGCGGCGGCTGGTGGTACTACCAGCGGGGCAAGTCCGAGACGGTCAGCGGCGGGCTCGCGCCGATCACCTTCCAGCAGGACGGCTCGATCGCCATGGCCAAGCCCGGCGTCCAGAAGCCGGTGGTCGACGTCTACGAGGACTTCCAGTGCCCCGCCTGCAAGCTTTTCGAGGAGAGCAGCTCGGCGACGCTGAAGAACATGGCGGCGGACGGCCAGGTGAAGGTCGTCTACCACCCGATCAACATCTTCAGCCAGGAGCCCACGCTGGGGAACACCATGCGCGCCTCCTCGGCCGCGCGATGCGTGCCCGCCGGGCAGTGGTCGGCCTTCCACGACCGGCTCTTCAAGGAGCAGCCCCCGGAGACCCGATCGGGCTTCTCGCTGGACGACCTGGTGAAGTGGGGCAAGGAGGCCGGCGTCACCGACCCGGGCTTCGAGTCCTGCGTCAGGTCCCAGAAGCACGCGCAGACCCAGGCCGCCTTCAGCAAGAAGGTCTTCGACGCCAAGCTCGTGCCGGACGGCACGCCCACGCTGCGCCTGAACGGCGAGATCATCGACAACAACGTCGCGTTCAGCCCGGGTTCGCTGCGTCAGGCCATTCTTGATGCCGCGAAGTAG
- the trpB gene encoding tryptophan synthase subunit beta: MITAADLAGGGVAGDDPDVRGRFGVFGGRFVPEALIPALDEVAKAYEDAKSDVAFLREFDHLLRTYAGRPTAVTEVRRFSEVAGGARVLLKREDLTHTGAHKINNVLGQALLTRRLGKTRVIAETGAGQHGVATATACALLGLECVIYMGEVDCERQALNVARMKLLGARVVPVANGSRTLKDAINEAFRDWVTNVDSTHYLFGTVAGPHPFPEIVRDFARIIGVEARRQVLELTGRLPDAVAAAVGGGSNAIGIFHAFIEDEGVALHGYEAGGHGLESGEHALTLTEGSVGVLHGARTYVLQDDEGQTIESHSISAGLDYPGVGPEHAWLKDSGRATYHGITDAEAMEAFSVLARTEGIIPAIESAHALAGAIKLGRELGPEATILVNLSGRGDKDMGTAMKYFNL, encoded by the coding sequence CTGATCACCGCGGCCGACCTCGCCGGCGGCGGCGTGGCAGGCGACGATCCCGACGTCCGCGGGCGTTTCGGGGTGTTCGGCGGCAGATTCGTGCCCGAAGCCCTGATCCCCGCCCTCGACGAGGTCGCCAAGGCCTACGAGGACGCCAAGTCCGACGTCGCGTTCCTGCGCGAGTTCGACCACCTGCTGCGCACCTACGCCGGCCGGCCCACCGCCGTGACCGAGGTCCGCAGGTTCTCCGAGGTCGCCGGCGGCGCCCGCGTCCTGCTCAAGCGCGAGGACCTCACGCACACCGGCGCCCACAAGATCAACAACGTGCTCGGCCAGGCCCTGCTCACCAGGCGCCTCGGCAAGACCCGCGTGATCGCCGAGACCGGCGCCGGCCAGCACGGCGTCGCCACCGCGACCGCCTGCGCGCTGCTCGGCCTCGAATGCGTCATCTACATGGGCGAGGTCGACTGCGAGCGCCAGGCGCTCAACGTCGCCCGCATGAAGCTCCTCGGCGCCCGGGTCGTCCCCGTCGCCAACGGCAGCCGCACACTCAAGGACGCCATCAACGAGGCCTTCCGCGACTGGGTCACCAACGTCGACAGCACGCACTATCTGTTCGGCACCGTCGCCGGCCCCCACCCGTTCCCCGAGATCGTCCGCGACTTCGCGCGCATCATCGGCGTCGAGGCCCGCCGCCAGGTCCTGGAGCTGACCGGCCGGCTGCCCGACGCGGTCGCCGCGGCCGTCGGCGGCGGATCCAACGCCATCGGCATCTTCCACGCCTTCATCGAGGACGAGGGCGTCGCCCTGCACGGCTACGAGGCGGGCGGCCACGGCCTGGAGTCCGGCGAGCACGCCCTCACCCTCACCGAGGGCTCGGTCGGCGTCCTGCACGGCGCGCGCACCTACGTCCTGCAGGACGACGAGGGCCAGACCATCGAGTCGCACTCGATCTCCGCGGGCCTGGACTACCCGGGCGTCGGCCCCGAGCACGCCTGGCTCAAGGACTCCGGCCGCGCCACCTACCACGGCATCACCGACGCCGAGGCCATGGAGGCCTTCTCCGTCCTCGCCCGCACCGAGGGCATCATCCCGGCCATCGAGTCGGCGCACGCCCTCGCCGGGGCGATCAAGCTCGGCCGCGAGCTCGGCCCCGAGGCCACCATCCTGGTGAACCTCTCGGGCCGCGGGGACAAGGACATGGGCACCGCGATGAAATATTTCAACCTGTAG
- a CDS encoding DoxX family protein, which translates to MHPAVPWVTTVARLVVAAVLITAGWLKIGTPALSVQAVEAYELLPESVASAVGHGLPIIEIVVGVLLVAGLLTRVAGVVSALLMLAFVVGIASAWARGLRIDCGCFGGGGQLAAGADPGYLWEILRDAGLFLLGAWVAWFPPGRLALDAALGLAPGRDRDDDLDVDDLGEEPA; encoded by the coding sequence GTGCATCCGGCGGTACCCTGGGTGACGACCGTCGCCCGGCTGGTGGTCGCCGCCGTGCTCATCACGGCCGGCTGGCTGAAGATCGGCACGCCCGCGCTGTCCGTCCAGGCGGTGGAGGCGTACGAGCTGCTGCCGGAGTCGGTCGCGTCCGCGGTGGGCCACGGCCTGCCGATCATCGAGATCGTCGTCGGAGTGCTGCTCGTCGCCGGGTTGCTGACCCGGGTGGCGGGCGTCGTCTCGGCGCTGCTCATGCTGGCCTTCGTGGTCGGCATCGCGTCGGCGTGGGCGCGCGGCCTGCGCATCGACTGCGGCTGCTTCGGCGGCGGCGGTCAGCTCGCCGCGGGGGCCGATCCCGGCTACCTGTGGGAGATCCTGCGCGACGCCGGGCTGTTCCTGCTGGGCGCGTGGGTGGCCTGGTTCCCGCCGGGCCGCCTCGCGCTCGACGCGGCGCTCGGGCTCGCGCCCGGGCGGGACAGGGACGACGACCTCGATGTCGACGATCTGGGCGAGGAGCCCGCATGA
- the lgt gene encoding prolipoprotein diacylglyceryl transferase encodes MPLASIPSPSEGVWYLGPIPLRAYAFCIVLGVIVAVWIGERRWRARGGEPGTITDLAVWAVPFGLVGGRLYHVITDWQLYFGPDARNRPIDVLYVWHGGLGIWGAIALGAVGVWIACRRRGISLSAVADACAPGIAVAQAIGRWGNYFNQELFGGPTDLPWGLEIDPGRDGTVAGVSTYHPTFLYECLWNLALAGVLIWIGKRYGLRHGRLFALYVAGYTLGRFWIEGMRVDEAHHILGLRLNQWTSLALFAAALVYFYLTRNKTSEEIVVPAAREAHVDPAHGADQADEHETAAADPAHDAGQADEDEVADPGGPEPSGDAEAREPGADEPKVAGAATSTTVASDPEANPR; translated from the coding sequence ATGCCCCTGGCCTCCATTCCCAGCCCGTCCGAAGGGGTCTGGTACCTCGGACCGATTCCCCTGCGGGCCTACGCGTTCTGCATCGTGCTCGGCGTCATCGTCGCCGTCTGGATCGGGGAGCGCCGCTGGCGCGCCCGCGGCGGCGAGCCGGGCACCATCACCGACCTCGCCGTCTGGGCCGTCCCGTTCGGCCTGGTCGGCGGCCGGCTGTACCACGTCATCACCGACTGGCAGCTCTACTTCGGTCCTGACGCGCGCAACCGGCCCATCGACGTCCTGTACGTCTGGCACGGCGGCCTCGGCATCTGGGGCGCCATCGCGCTCGGCGCCGTCGGCGTGTGGATCGCCTGCCGCAGGCGCGGCATCTCCCTGTCGGCGGTGGCCGACGCCTGCGCGCCCGGCATCGCGGTGGCCCAGGCCATCGGCCGCTGGGGCAACTACTTCAACCAGGAACTCTTCGGCGGCCCGACCGACCTGCCCTGGGGTCTGGAGATCGACCCGGGGCGGGACGGCACGGTGGCGGGCGTGTCCACCTACCACCCGACGTTCCTGTACGAATGCCTGTGGAACCTGGCCCTGGCCGGCGTGCTGATCTGGATCGGCAAGCGCTACGGCCTGCGCCACGGCCGCCTGTTCGCCCTGTACGTCGCCGGGTACACCCTGGGCCGCTTCTGGATCGAGGGCATGCGGGTCGACGAGGCCCACCACATCCTCGGCCTGCGGCTCAACCAGTGGACGTCCCTGGCCCTGTTCGCCGCCGCCCTGGTGTACTTCTACCTGACCAGGAACAAGACCTCCGAAGAGATCGTCGTCCCGGCCGCACGCGAGGCCCACGTCGACCCGGCGCACGGCGCGGACCAGGCCGACGAGCACGAGACGGCCGCGGCCGACCCCGCGCACGACGCCGGGCAGGCCGACGAGGACGAGGTGGCCGACCCCGGCGGGCCCGAGCCGTCCGGGGACGCCGAGGCGCGCGAGCCCGGCGCGGACGAGCCCAAGGTCGCCGGAGCCGCGACCTCCACGACGGTGGCGTCCGACCCGGAGGCGAATCCGCGATGA